Proteins encoded in a region of the Dasypus novemcinctus isolate mDasNov1 chromosome 24, mDasNov1.1.hap2, whole genome shotgun sequence genome:
- the BMP2 gene encoding bone morphogenetic protein 2 — protein sequence MVAGTRCLLALLLPQVLLGGAAGLVPELGRRKFAAPAGGPSPRPSEDVLSEFELRLLSMFGLKQRPTPSRDAVVPPYMLDLYRRHSGQPGAPAPDHRLERAASRANTVRSFHHEESLEELPETGGRTARRFFFNLTSIPTEEFITSAELQVFREQMQEALESNSSFRHRINIYEIMKPASANSEFPVTRLLDTRLVNQNASRWESFDVTPAVMRWTAQGHANHGFVVEVAHLAANHGVSRRHVRISRALHQDEHSWSQIRPLLVTFGHDGKGHPLHKREKRQARQKQRKRLKSSCKRHPLYVDFSDVGWNDWIVAPPGYHAFYCHGECPFPLADHLNSTNHAIVQTLVNSVNSRIPKACCVPTELSAISMLYLDENEKVVLKNYQDMVVEGCGCR from the exons ATGGTGGCCGGGACCCGCTGTCTTCTAGCGTTGCTGCTTCCCCAGGTCCTCCTGGGCGGCGCGGCCGGCCTCGTGCCCGAGCTGGGCCGGAGAAAGTTCGCGGCGCCTGCGGGCGGCCCCTCGCCGCGGCCCTCGGAAGACGTCCTGAGCGAGTTCGAGCTGCGGCTGCTCAGCATGTTCGGGCTGAAGCAGAGACCCACGCCCAGCAGGGACGCCGTGGTGCCCCCCTACATGCTGGACCTGTACCGCCGCCACTCGGGCCAGCCGGGCGCGCCCGCCCCCGACCACCGGCTGGAGAGGGCGGCCAGCCGCGCCAACACCGTGCGCAGCTTCCACCACGAAG AATCTTTGGAAGAACTGCCAGAAACTGGTGGAAGAACAGCCCGCCGATTCTTCTTCAATTTAACTTCTATCCCCACTGAGGAGTTTATCACCTCAGCAGAACTTCAGGTTTTTCGGGAACAGATGCAGGAAGCTTTGGAAAGTAACAGCAGTTTCCGTCACCGGATCAATATTTATGAAATTATGAAGCCCGCCTCCGCTAACTCGGAATTCCCGGTGACCCGACTGTTGGACACCAGGTTGGTGAATCAGAACGCCAGCAGGTGGGAGAGCTTTGACGTCACGCCCGCCGTGATGCGGTGGACTGCGCAGGGCCACGCCAACCACGGGTTCGTGGTGGAAGTGGCCCACTTGGCGGCGAACCATGGTGTCTCCAGGAGACACGTGAGGATTAGCAGGGCTTTGCACCAGGACGAACACAGCTGGTCACAGATACGGCCGCTGCTGGTGACGTTCGGCCACGATGGGAAGGGACATCCTCTGCACAAGCGGGAGAAGCGCCAGGCCAGGCAGAAGCAGCGGAAGCGCCTCAAGTCCAGCTGCAAGAGGCACCCTTTGTACGTGGACTTCAGCGACGTGGGGTGGAACGACTGGATCGTGGCCCCCCCGGGGTACCACGCCTTTTACTGCCACGGGGAGTGCCCCTTCCCCCTGGCCGATCACCTGAACTCCACCAATCACGCCATCGTTCAGACGCTGGTCAATTCCGTGAACTCTAGGATTCCAAAGGCGTGCTGTGTCCCAACGGAACTCAGCGCCATCTCCATGCTGTACCTTGACGAAAACGAAAAGGTCGTATTAAAGAACTACCAGGACATGGTTGTGGAGGGTTGCGGGTGTCGTTAG